TCGCTCGTCACTTCACTAAAGCGATTGGATTGAATTTGGCTCAGGGTGCGAGCGCCCGCCCAGACCCGGACTTCATCCAAGCCTCCCAGGAAGGGATAGGTGGCCCCGAGCCCGAGCACATTGCCTTGGTCGCGTCCGACGTAGATAGGCAGGGCGTGGTTTCCGCCGGTATTGCTCAGCGACTTGACCCCGGCGGGCACACCATCAATGAAGAAGGAGACCGTGCGGTCCGCGCCCTGACTTCGATAGGAGGCAGCAACATGGGTCCAGCGCTTTTCAGGAATTCCTCGGTCCGCGTCCGCCGCTGCCCCGCCACTCCGATAGAACCGCAGTTTCCCACTGCAGAGTCCTAGCCAGAAGGAGCGCGTGAAGTCCTGTCCCACGATGGTTTCGCAGCGCGTGTCATCCTCGCGGTAGACCCACGCCTCGGCAGTCATCTCAACCGGGATCGAGTTGTTGGTGGGGTAGCAGAGCCCAGCGGTGGAAGTTCCGGTGATCCGCGAGCTTCGCTGTGGGGGGAGCTGGGCCTGGGCTGGAGTTGCTAGCCAAAGGCTTATCAGGAGGGTCGTTCGGACAGCCCAATTACGGTATCCAGGAGACAGTTTCATACGACAGCGCGGTGTGGAACTCGGCTTTTTAACCTTACGAGCGAACCCGTCCAGGATCGTCACTTTAACACGGAACCCTAATCGGTCAAGGCGTAGGGTGGGGGGGCGTGGAGGGGCGTGATCGGATCCGGGTCAGGCTGCTGTTGATCCCATGTAAGACAAGGCGATCGTGTTTTAGGCGGAACTCCCTACTTGGCATGGAGCTCCACTCCGAAGGAATCATACCCATACCACGGCAGCGTGGGGAGAAGTGGGTGAAATCCAAGACCTCCCCCCCTTGCCATACCTCCTGGTCTCGGGTTGAATAGCTGAGGCACGGCTACGTCTGTGATCCGATATAACCCAACATTATGCGCGCTTTATCTCTCACCTTGGGCCTGTTCTTGCCCCTCTTGACTTCGGCTGCCGATTGGCCCCAGTGGCGTGGGCCCCAGCGCACTGGGGTTACGGCCGAGAAGGATTGGACCAGCAAATGGCCGGATGAGGGACCCAAGGTGGCCTGGAAGGCAACCGTGGGGTTGGGATACTCCTCGTTCGTGGTTGCTGGTGGTCGGGCGGTCACCTTGGGGCATGCGAAGGGCCAGGATACGGTGTTTTGCTTCGACGTCGCGTCCGGCCGGGTGCTGTGGAAGCATTCCTATGCGGCGGAGCTGGGCGACAAGTATTTCGATGGAGGCACCACTGGAACCCCCACCATCGCCGGTGATCGTGTGTATGCTCTGAGCCGCTGGGGGGATTTGTTCTGCTTCCAGCTGGCCGATGGAAAGGTGGTGTGGTCGAAGAACGTGCAGAAGGAGACCGATATTCCTTCTCCTGATTGGGGTTTTGGCGGGGCGCCCCTGGTATGGGGGGACGCCTTGTTCTTGAATGTGGGGGAGTTCGGGATGGCCCTGGATGCGGCCACGGGTGCCTTCCGCTGGAGATCGCCCGCCGAAAGCGCAGGTTACTCGACACCTCTACCTTTCCAGCTTGGGACCGAGACTGCATTGCTGTTCAGCTCTGGACAGTCCTATTCGGCAGTGGATCCGCGCAGTGGCAAACGCCTGTGGAGTCTTCGCTGGGTAACGCAGTATGGCGTCAATGCCGCTGATCCCATCGTTCAGGGCGATCGGATTTACGTGTCATCGGGATACGGCAAGGGATCCGGCTCCTTTAAGCTGCCTGTGGGCGCCGCTGAGCCTGAGCAGGTTTGGAAGTCCAAAGCCCTGCGGACTCAGATGAACGCGGCGGTCCTTTATCAGGGACATCTTTACGGAGTGGATGGGGACACGACGGAGAAGGCGTCGCTGAAATGCCTGGAATGGAATACAGGAGCGGAGCGATGGTCTTCTCCGGGCTTTGGTTCCGGGGGCGTGATTGTCGCTGACGGCAAGCTCCTCGCTTTGGGCGGTACCGGCGAGCTGGTTGTGGCTCCCGCGAGTCCTGAAGGCTTTAAGCCCATCTCACGTGCGCAGGTTCTCGGCGGCAAGACTTGGACGGCTCCCGTGCTCGCCAATGGTTATGTCCTTTGTCGCAACTCCCGGGGCGAGGTGGTGTGCCTTGACCTGCGTCTGAAAAGAGATTGAGTGAGGTTCCGTACATCCCATCGAGGCTCATCATGAAAACCGTTGCCAAGTCTCCCCGGCGGATCTTTCTCAGGAACTCGGCGCTGGCGGGCTCGTTCCTCGCTGCGGCGCCTTTCATTCGGGCAGCCGACACGGCTAGGCGTTACCGAACGGCCCTCATCGGCTGCGGGTGGTGGGGCAAAAACATTCTCCGCGAGGCCATCGCCAGTGGTCGGGTCAAGGTGGTGGGGTTGTGCGACGTCGACTCCGCGGCGCGCGAGGTGGCGGCGGAGCAGGTAACCGATCTCAATGGTGACCAGGCCAAGACCTACAACGACTACCGAGAGCTGTTGGAGAAGGAGAAGCCTGAGATCGTCATCATTGCCACGCCCGATCATTGGCACGCGTTGCAAACCATTGCCGCGCTTTCCGCGGGGGCGCATGTCTTTGTCGAGAAACCCACCGGCCATACTGTCAACGAGAGCCGCGCCATGGTGCGCGCGGCTCAGGGCAGCGGGCGCGTCGTGCAAGTGGGCCTGCATCGCCGAATTGGGCCGCATCATGTGAGCGGCATGAAGTTCCTGAAGTCGGGCGCGGTGGGCGACGTGGGCATGGTTCGCATCTTTGCCCATGGGGGCGGCGGACCCGAGCGTCCGACGCCCAATCGGGCTGCGCCGCAGGGCCTGGACTGGGAGATGTGGTGCGGACCTGCGCCGCTCCGTCCCTTCAACCAAAAGCTGCATCCCGGAGGCTGGCGCAACTTCCTCGACTACGCCAATGGCCAGCTCGGGGATTGGGGGGTGCATTGGCTGGATCAGGTCTTGTGGTGGAGCGAAGAAAAGTATCCCAGGCGGGTGTTCTCATCGGGGGGACGGCCGGTGGCGGGACGGGCGGTTCTCAACGAGCGGGAGCAAACCTCAGACACGCCCGATCATCAGGTGGCGGTCTACGATTTCGAGTCCTTCACCTGCGTGTGGGAGCATCGGAGATTCGCCGATAACCATGCGGAAAAGCACCGGATTGGAGCGTATTACTACGGCACGAAGGGAACGCTCCATGTGGGCTGGCGTGATGGGTGGACCTTTTATCCATCGGATTCCAAGCAGCCGC
This is a stretch of genomic DNA from Verrucomicrobiales bacterium. It encodes these proteins:
- a CDS encoding PQQ-binding-like beta-propeller repeat protein, whose product is MRALSLTLGLFLPLLTSAADWPQWRGPQRTGVTAEKDWTSKWPDEGPKVAWKATVGLGYSSFVVAGGRAVTLGHAKGQDTVFCFDVASGRVLWKHSYAAELGDKYFDGGTTGTPTIAGDRVYALSRWGDLFCFQLADGKVVWSKNVQKETDIPSPDWGFGGAPLVWGDALFLNVGEFGMALDAATGAFRWRSPAESAGYSTPLPFQLGTETALLFSSGQSYSAVDPRSGKRLWSLRWVTQYGVNAADPIVQGDRIYVSSGYGKGSGSFKLPVGAAEPEQVWKSKALRTQMNAAVLYQGHLYGVDGDTTEKASLKCLEWNTGAERWSSPGFGSGGVIVADGKLLALGGTGELVVAPASPEGFKPISRAQVLGGKTWTAPVLANGYVLCRNSRGEVVCLDLRLKRD
- a CDS encoding Gfo/Idh/MocA family oxidoreductase, which codes for MKTVAKSPRRIFLRNSALAGSFLAAAPFIRAADTARRYRTALIGCGWWGKNILREAIASGRVKVVGLCDVDSAAREVAAEQVTDLNGDQAKTYNDYRELLEKEKPEIVIIATPDHWHALQTIAALSAGAHVFVEKPTGHTVNESRAMVRAAQGSGRVVQVGLHRRIGPHHVSGMKFLKSGAVGDVGMVRIFAHGGGGPERPTPNRAAPQGLDWEMWCGPAPLRPFNQKLHPGGWRNFLDYANGQLGDWGVHWLDQVLWWSEEKYPRRVFSSGGRPVAGRAVLNEREQTSDTPDHQVAVYDFESFTCVWEHRRFADNHAEKHRIGAYYYGTKGTLHVGWRDGWTFYPSDSKQPPVHQDSELQEPDGHNLKLLWSDFLGAIEQGSQAVARIEVAHRASVLPLLGMISWRTGRSLEWDGGKEQIVGDPEASKLLSRPYRGSWVYPVS